Genomic DNA from candidate division WOR-3 bacterium:
TTCTAAGAATTAAAGGTCAAGGATTAAAGGATTTAAATGGTAATAAGGGTGATCTTTTTGTAGAGATTGATGTAGAGATTCCAAAGGAAGTTTCAAGAGAAGAAAAAGAAATTTTAAAAAAATTATTGGAAATTAAAAAGTAATGGATATAAGATACTTTTATGTTAAAAAAAGTGATATAAAAGATAATAAAGTTTTTATTGTTGGTGAGGAGTATAACCATCTATATAGAGTTTTAAGGAAAAAACCAAGAGATATAATAAAAGTTGTAAATGGAGAGGGTGATGAATATTTAGTTTTGCTTACTAAAACTGAAGATGGTTATGCAGAGGGTGATATTATTGAAAAAAGAAGAAAACCTAATGAAATACCCTTTGAACTTTCATTTGCTTGTGGTATTTTGAAAGGTGAAAGAATGGAACTTTTGATAGAGAAGGGGACTGAACTTGGAGTTAGTAAGTTTATTCCCCTTTTAACTGAAAGAACAGAGGTAGAACCAGGGGCGGGAAAGTTTTTAAGATGGAATAAGATAGCAATTTCAGCTATGAAACAATCAAGGAGAAGTGTATTACCATTAATTGAAAAACCTATGAAATTAGAAGAATTTTGTGATTATGTAAGTGACTATGATTTTAAAATTCTATTGAATGAAAGGATAAAAGCAATGCCTGAATTGAAGGAAAAGAATTTTAATAAGGCTGTTATAGTAGCAGGTCCTGAAGGTTCTTTTACAGATGGAGAAATAAATTATTTGAGAAAGAAAGGTTTTAAAGAGTGGAATCTTGGATTAAGAACTTTAAGAACAGAAACCGCACTTTTATTTGCAGGAATCATTTTACTATATTTAACTGAAAGGAGGAATGTATAATGGCTTGTATTTTTTGTAAAATCATAAAAAAAGAAATAAATTCAAAAATTGTATATGAGGACGACTTATCTTTAGCATTTGAGGATATAAATCCACAGGCTCCAGTCCACATTCTGATTGTTCCCAAAAAGCATATTAGTGCTTTAAGAGATGTGAAAGAAGAAGATAGTTATTTAATTGGGCATTTGTTAAGAGTTGCAAGTAAAATAGCACTTGAAAAAAATCTCGGAGAAGGTTATAGAATTGTTATAAATGATGGCAAAGAGGCGGGGCAGAGTATTTTTCATTTACATTTTCATATACTGGGAGGCAGAATTTTGGGATGGCCTCCTGGATAAAGGGTTCTATTCCCGTTAAACTGCAAGGAGGAAAAAAGTTATGACAGGAGTAAAACTAAGAGAAGGAGAAAGTTTTGAAGAAATGTTAAGAAGATTTAAAAAAATTTTAAACAGAGATAAGATTATGGATGAGGTAAAAAGATTAGAACATTATGAAAAACCATCTGAAAGGAGGAAAAAGGAGCTTGCCACAGCAAGGAGAAGAGTTCTTAGAAGATTAAAGCAAATTCAGGAAAAACTTAAGAAATAGTATTTGAAGAGAATTTTAGAATTTATTTCCCAATATTTACAGACCGAAGGTGGATTGGATTATTTAAAAAATATTAGTGAAGAAAATGATATCGAAAAAATTAAAGAAAGGTTTGAAGAGTTTAAAAGATACAGTGTTTTACTAAGAAAGAAAAACTTTTCTTTACCTGATTTTAAAAAATTAGAAGCAGGGACATCTATTTCCAGATATTTTGTATGGTTCAGAAATTATTTAAGATATGTAATTGAGATAAGAAGAGAGATAGAAAATCTTAAAGAAGATGCAGATTTATATTTACCTTTCGATTATGAAATTTTATCTTTTTACCAGAAACTTGAAATGACTTTTGATGATGAGGGTAATATAAAGGATACTGCATCTCAAGCATTGAGAGAGATAAGAGAAAAGAAGAGAGAGCTTTATCAGGAAATAGAAAGAAGGATTAAGATTTCTATTGAAAAGTACAAAAAGGAAAATATCTTAAGGGATGAAGAAATCTATTATAAGGAAGGTAGATTTACCATATGTTTAAAAACTTTACCTCAAAATGTAAAACTTATCGCCTATTCAAGGAGCGGAGAAAGTTATTTTGTTGAACCTGAAGACATAGTAACCCTTAATTCTAAGTTTAGACATTATGAAGATATGGAAAAAGAAGAGGAAAGAAAAATAGTGAATCAAGTTTTTTCTGAATATAATGATTTAAAGGAGGAAATTTCTGAACTGGTGTATTACATTTCAAAACTTGATTATTATACTTCCCTGTTTTTGTTTACAAATAAGATTTCAGGTGAGATTCCACAATTTGGAAAAGAAAAGAAATTCAAATTGATAAATACTTATCATCCTTTACTTAAAATAAAACTACAAAATAAATGTGTTCCGTACACAATAGAAATTCCTGAAGAAGAGAGTGTTTTACTTGTTACAGGTCCAAATGGTGGAGGAAAAACTACTTTTCTTGAAACCATTTATCTTTTGATAGAAATGATTAAAAGAGGAATACCTGTTCCCTCATCTTCACAAAGTTATTTTTATATTCCAGAAAAAATTTTTATGGCTGGATTTGAAGAGAGAAGCAAAATAGAGGAAGGTTTTTCAAGTTTTACTCTTTATCTTGAAGAAATAAAAAAATCCTTTTCTGAAAGTTTTAAGGATAAACTTGTTCTTCTTGATGAATTCATGGGGAATACTGACCCAGAAGAAGGTGGAAATCTTGGTATTGGTATATTAAGAGAATATAGAGATAAAAATATTAAAACTATATGTGCTACTCATAATGATAAAATTAAATCTTATTTAAGAGAAGAAAAAGGAGTCTTGATTTCCGCTTTTACACTTGATCTTGAAGCTCTATCACCTACATATAAGATTGAGGTAATGAAAATTTCTCCCAGTTATGCATTGCTCGTTGCAAGAAAATGTAATTTACCTGAATCAATTTTTGAAAAAATGCCTGAATCTACAGAAATAATTGATAGGATTTATAGAATGAAAGCTGAGATAGATAAAGAAAAGAAGGAGCTAGAAAAGGAAAGAGAAAATTTAAAAAAAGAAAGAGAAAAACTGGAATCTGAATATAAAAAGGAACTGAAAAGAAAAATTGAAGAATGGAACAAAGAAATAAGTAAGATTTTAAAGGAATTTGAAGAAAAAAAGGATAAAAGAATTTTAAAGAAAGCGATTCAAAAGATAGAAGAAAAAAAGAGCGAAGTTGAAGAAAGAATCCCCTCAAGGTTAGAAATAGGTAGCTTTTATTCAGTTAAGGAAAGTTCAGTAACAGGTAAACTTTTGGAAATTAAAGGTGATAAGGCGGTTCTTGATGTAAAAGGTAAAAAAATGGAAGTTCCTGTGAGTTATTTGAGAGAACCGGTTGAAGAAAAGATTCATAAGGAAATTGATATTAACCTTTATTCTATTCCCTTACCTTCCAGAGTTTTATCAATAAGGGGAATGGAAAAGGAAGAAGCTGAGGAACTTGTTGAAAGGTTCCTTTATGATGCAAGAGCAGCAGGTTATAATGAAGTTAGAATTGTGCATGGTGAAGGGAAAGGTATCTTGAAAAAAATGGTTTTTGATGTTATTAAAAATATAGATTTTGTAGAGGAATATTTTCACCCTTCATGGAATGAAGGAGGTGATGGAGTAACTGTTATTAGATTTAAAAAAACATGAATATTTATGATGAAATAATATCTTCAATTTCTCCTCTTGAAGTAGCTCAGAGATATCTTGATTTGAAAAAGAGCGGTAAAAATTACCAATCTTTATGTCCCTTTCATCCTGATACAAAACCTTCCCTTTCTTTTGATCCTGAAAGAGGTCTTTTTTATTGTTTTGGGTGCGGAAAGTCAGGGAATTTAGTTCATCTTATCTCTGAAATAGAAGGTATATCAAAGTATGAAGCCTTAAAAGAACTTGCAAAAGATGCTGGAATAAAATTAAAGGAAGATAGAATCTCTGAGGATAGGGAAATTTTAAAGCTTTTTGAGGTTCTTGAATTTGCTCTTAATGAGTATGAAAAGATTTTATTTGAAAGAGAAGGAGAAAAAGCACGAAACTATCTTGAAGAAAGGGGTTTTAAGTTAAATACAATAAGGAGATTTAGAATAGGTTATGCACCATCTTCTGGTGATTATATTCTTAAAAAAGCAAGAGAAAAGGGGATAAACCCCTCACTTCTCCTTGAAGTTGGTCTTATTACAGGTTTAGGAGGGGTATTAAAGGATTTTTTTAAGGATAGAATTATTTTTCCTATTTTTAATACTTTTTCTAAGTGTATAGCTTTCGGAGGAAGAGCCTTTGAGGGTGAACCCAAATATTTGAATTCTCCAGATAGTAAGATTTTTAAGAAAAGTAAAAATCTATATGGAATTGATATTGCCAAAAATAAGGCAAAAAAGGAAAATACCCTTATACTTGTAGAAGGTTATACGGATGTAATGAGGATGGTTGAAAATGGTTTTGAAAATACTGTGGCACCACTTGGAACAGCTTTCTCAGTTGAACAAGCCTTGATTATGAAGAGATTTGCTGATATTATTATAATACTATTTGATGGAGATAATGCAGGAAAACGTGGAATGAAAAGAACTTTGCCTTTTTTACTTAAAACGAATTTGAAGGTTAAAATCGCAGAACTGCCTCCTAATGAAGATCCTGATTCTTACCTAAAAAAAGAGAGTAGGGAAGAAATGGAAAAAGTTTTGAGTTCCTCTAAAAATTTTCTTGATGCTCTTCTTCCAGAAAATATTCCTTATGATCCTTATGCTCAGAGTATTCTCCTCAATGAAATGATAGAGTTTATATCCAATATACCCTCTGAGCTTGAGAGAGAATTGTTTATTAAAAGAGTTTCAGAAAAATTTTTAATATCTCCGGAATATATAAGGTCAAAAGTTAAATTTTTAGGAGAAGAAAAAAATGAAAGTAAGGATGCTTTACCTTCAGAGTTCAGTCTTTTTGGTATAATAGCTTCTTTTAATAAATTTAATAAAGAAGAAATTGAAAAAAGAGGTATAGATGAAAGGGTATTTAAGAGTGAGCTTTTAAAAAGAATTTTAATTAAAATTCGAGAAGGAAACACACTGGAGGAGCTTCTTTTTGAGTTAAGTGATAATGAAAGGAAAAAGGTGGTGGAAGCAATATTTAAAGCAAGAGAAAAGTTTTTAAATTTTGAAAAAAAAGGAGAGGTTGAACCTTACGAGTTTGCTTTTGAGAAGCTTGAGAAAAAAATGAAGAGAATATTGAAAAAAGAAAAAATTTTTAAGGAGTGGAATGAGTATAAGGAAAGTAAGGGTTCAAATCCTATTAGCCAAAAAGAAAAGGAGGAAAAATGTCAGTGAAAAACAGTAAAAGAATTAAAAATAAAAAAAATAATGAAATAGAAGGAAAAGAGATTGAACAGATGTTAATTCAGAGTGTTATAGATAGGATTATGGAAAAAGCCAAAAAAAATAAACAAATAAGACAGGAAGATTTAAATGACCTAACAACCAATTTACCTCCTAATCTTGTTGATGAGGTTATTGAGGCACTATTTGCAGAAGGAATAGAGATTGTTGAAGAAGATGAAAGAAAAAAAGAAAGAGAGATTGAGGAACCTGAGATTAAGGTAAAGGATGACCCTGTCAAAACTTACTTAAAGCAGATTTCCAATTTAAGACTTCTGACAAAGGAAGAAGAGGTAGCTCTTGCAAAGACTATTTTTGATTCTAAGGAAAAAATGAAGGAGATTCTTTTTAAAACTGATTTTGGGTTAAAAAGATTTGTTTTTTTCCTAAGAAAAGTTAAGGACCTTGAATTGCAGCCTGAGGAAATACTGGAAGTTGATTCAAGCTACTGGACAAATAAGGTTGTTAACAGAAAAGAAAAGAAGAGAGTACAAAAGGGTATAGAGGAATTTTTGAAATTTTATGAAGATGTTTTTGAAAATAAAAAGAAAAATTTAAAGGATTTAGATGGGGAAGAAAAAAAAGAACTTGAAAAATTATTTACAAAAATAGTTCCGAAATTCAGTTATGTTCAGGAAAATGTTGATAGATTATATGAAGAGATAAAAACCCTTGAAAATTTAAATTTAGAATATAAAAGATTAAAAGAGGAATTAGAGGAAAAGGAGAAAGATAATTCAAATAATGACCCTGTAATAAATAAAGTTAAGGAGACATTAAACGTTTTAAAAAATTCAATAAGAGAATATGAAAAGAAACTTGGTTTTTCTTACAAAGAACTTGAAAAAATTAAAGAAGAAATAGAAAAAGCAAAAGAGGCTTATAATTATGCAAGGAAAAAGATGGTTGAAGGAAATGTTAGATTAGTGATAGGGACTGCTAAGAAGTTTATGAATAGGGGAATTGAATTTCTTGATTTAATAGAAGAAGGAAATATTGGTCTTTTAAAAGCTGTAGAAAAATTTGATTACAGAAAAGGTTATAAATTCTCAACATATGCTACTTGGTGGATAAGACAGGCAATAACAAGGGCAATTGCTGATAATTCAAGAACTGTAAGAGTTCCTGTTCATATGATAGAAACTTTAACAAAAATTTCAAAAGCACAAAAGGATTTCTTACAAACTTACGGAAGAGAACCAACTGTTAGGGAACTTTCAGATATTTTAGGTTTGCCTGAAGAAAAGGTAAAACAAGCTCTTGATGTTTCCCATCAGCCTCTTTCTCTTGATAAACCTATAGGAAAAGATGAAGAGGGAGTTATGGAAGAGGTAATTGCTGACCAGTTTACAAAATCTCCCTCTGAGCTTGCCCGAGAGGCAATTATTAAAAAAACAATTGAAGAAGTTCTATCAACTTTAACAAAGAGAGAACAAAAGGTTATTAAGTTAAGATTCGGTCTTGGTAATCATCCACCAATGACACTTGAACAGGTAGGTAGAATATTTGGAGTTACAAGGGAGAGGATAAGACAGATAGAAGCCCAGGCATTAAAAAAATTGAGACATCCAAAAAGAGCTGAAAAATTAAGATCCCTACTTGAAAAACTGGAAAGAAGAGACTGAAAAATATTTTTGAATTATTTTAATTGATGTTCAACATAACAGGTGTAATAATTTCTCTTGATGCTGAAAA
This window encodes:
- a CDS encoding RsmE family RNA methyltransferase; this translates as MDIRYFYVKKSDIKDNKVFIVGEEYNHLYRVLRKKPRDIIKVVNGEGDEYLVLLTKTEDGYAEGDIIEKRRKPNEIPFELSFACGILKGERMELLIEKGTELGVSKFIPLLTERTEVEPGAGKFLRWNKIAISAMKQSRRSVLPLIEKPMKLEEFCDYVSDYDFKILLNERIKAMPELKEKNFNKAVIVAGPEGSFTDGEINYLRKKGFKEWNLGLRTLRTETALLFAGIILLYLTERRNV
- a CDS encoding histidine triad nucleotide-binding protein, coding for MMACIFCKIIKKEINSKIVYEDDLSLAFEDINPQAPVHILIVPKKHISALRDVKEEDSYLIGHLLRVASKIALEKNLGEGYRIVINDGKEAGQSIFHLHFHILGGRILGWPPG
- the rpsU gene encoding 30S ribosomal protein S21 translates to MTGVKLREGESFEEMLRRFKKILNRDKIMDEVKRLEHYEKPSERRKKELATARRRVLRRLKQIQEKLKK
- a CDS encoding Smr/MutS family protein codes for the protein MDYLKNISEENDIEKIKERFEEFKRYSVLLRKKNFSLPDFKKLEAGTSISRYFVWFRNYLRYVIEIRREIENLKEDADLYLPFDYEILSFYQKLEMTFDDEGNIKDTASQALREIREKKRELYQEIERRIKISIEKYKKENILRDEEIYYKEGRFTICLKTLPQNVKLIAYSRSGESYFVEPEDIVTLNSKFRHYEDMEKEEERKIVNQVFSEYNDLKEEISELVYYISKLDYYTSLFLFTNKISGEIPQFGKEKKFKLINTYHPLLKIKLQNKCVPYTIEIPEEESVLLVTGPNGGGKTTFLETIYLLIEMIKRGIPVPSSSQSYFYIPEKIFMAGFEERSKIEEGFSSFTLYLEEIKKSFSESFKDKLVLLDEFMGNTDPEEGGNLGIGILREYRDKNIKTICATHNDKIKSYLREEKGVLISAFTLDLEALSPTYKIEVMKISPSYALLVARKCNLPESIFEKMPESTEIIDRIYRMKAEIDKEKKELEKERENLKKEREKLESEYKKELKRKIEEWNKEISKILKEFEEKKDKRILKKAIQKIEEKKSEVEERIPSRLEIGSFYSVKESSVTGKLLEIKGDKAVLDVKGKKMEVPVSYLREPVEEKIHKEIDINLYSIPLPSRVLSIRGMEKEEAEELVERFLYDARAAGYNEVRIVHGEGKGILKKMVFDVIKNIDFVEEYFHPSWNEGGDGVTVIRFKKT
- the dnaG gene encoding DNA primase yields the protein MNIYDEIISSISPLEVAQRYLDLKKSGKNYQSLCPFHPDTKPSLSFDPERGLFYCFGCGKSGNLVHLISEIEGISKYEALKELAKDAGIKLKEDRISEDREILKLFEVLEFALNEYEKILFEREGEKARNYLEERGFKLNTIRRFRIGYAPSSGDYILKKAREKGINPSLLLEVGLITGLGGVLKDFFKDRIIFPIFNTFSKCIAFGGRAFEGEPKYLNSPDSKIFKKSKNLYGIDIAKNKAKKENTLILVEGYTDVMRMVENGFENTVAPLGTAFSVEQALIMKRFADIIIILFDGDNAGKRGMKRTLPFLLKTNLKVKIAELPPNEDPDSYLKKESREEMEKVLSSSKNFLDALLPENIPYDPYAQSILLNEMIEFISNIPSELERELFIKRVSEKFLISPEYIRSKVKFLGEEKNESKDALPSEFSLFGIIASFNKFNKEEIEKRGIDERVFKSELLKRILIKIREGNTLEELLFELSDNERKKVVEAIFKAREKFLNFEKKGEVEPYEFAFEKLEKKMKRILKKEKIFKEWNEYKESKGSNPISQKEKEEKCQ
- a CDS encoding sigma-70 family RNA polymerase sigma factor, whose protein sequence is MSVKNSKRIKNKKNNEIEGKEIEQMLIQSVIDRIMEKAKKNKQIRQEDLNDLTTNLPPNLVDEVIEALFAEGIEIVEEDERKKEREIEEPEIKVKDDPVKTYLKQISNLRLLTKEEEVALAKTIFDSKEKMKEILFKTDFGLKRFVFFLRKVKDLELQPEEILEVDSSYWTNKVVNRKEKKRVQKGIEEFLKFYEDVFENKKKNLKDLDGEEKKELEKLFTKIVPKFSYVQENVDRLYEEIKTLENLNLEYKRLKEELEEKEKDNSNNDPVINKVKETLNVLKNSIREYEKKLGFSYKELEKIKEEIEKAKEAYNYARKKMVEGNVRLVIGTAKKFMNRGIEFLDLIEEGNIGLLKAVEKFDYRKGYKFSTYATWWIRQAITRAIADNSRTVRVPVHMIETLTKISKAQKDFLQTYGREPTVRELSDILGLPEEKVKQALDVSHQPLSLDKPIGKDEEGVMEEVIADQFTKSPSELAREAIIKKTIEEVLSTLTKREQKVIKLRFGLGNHPPMTLEQVGRIFGVTRERIRQIEAQALKKLRHPKRAEKLRSLLEKLERRD